In a genomic window of Nocardia fluminea:
- a CDS encoding adenylosuccinate synthase, whose translation MPAIVLIGAQWGDEGKGKATDLLGERLQWVVRYQGGNNAGHTVVLPNGDKFALHLIPSGILTPGVKNVIGNGVVVDPGVLLDELAGLEERGVDTSGLLLSADAHLIMPYHVAIDKVTERFLGNRKIGTTGRGIGPCYQDKVARVGVRVADVLDEKILTQKVEAALEFKNQVLVKIYNRRALDPQQVVDEVLEQAESFKHRISDTRLELNLALERGDTVLLEGSQGTLLDVDHGTYPFVTSSNPTAGGAAVGSGIGPNKIDTVLGILKCYTTRVGSGPFPTELFDNFGEFLAKNGGEVGVTTGRARRCGWFDAVISRYATRVNGVTDYFLTKLDVLSGLDTVPICVAYEVDGQRVEQMPTTQTGFHHAKPIYEELPGWWEDISHARTFEELPANAQAYVLRLEELSGARISCIGVGPGRDQTIVRHDVLA comes from the coding sequence ATGCCGGCAATCGTCCTCATCGGTGCCCAATGGGGCGACGAGGGTAAGGGCAAAGCTACCGACCTGCTCGGTGAGCGGTTGCAGTGGGTGGTCCGATACCAGGGCGGCAACAATGCCGGCCACACGGTGGTTCTCCCCAATGGCGACAAGTTCGCGCTGCACCTGATTCCGTCCGGCATCCTCACCCCCGGCGTCAAGAACGTCATCGGTAACGGTGTCGTGGTCGACCCGGGTGTGCTGCTCGACGAACTGGCCGGTCTGGAAGAGCGCGGAGTCGACACCTCCGGCCTGCTGCTCTCCGCTGACGCGCACCTGATCATGCCGTATCACGTGGCCATCGATAAGGTCACCGAACGCTTCCTCGGCAACCGCAAGATCGGTACCACCGGTCGCGGAATCGGCCCCTGCTACCAGGACAAGGTCGCTCGCGTCGGCGTCCGCGTGGCCGATGTGCTCGACGAGAAGATCCTCACCCAGAAGGTCGAAGCCGCCCTGGAGTTCAAGAACCAGGTCCTGGTCAAGATCTACAACCGCCGCGCGCTCGACCCGCAGCAGGTGGTGGACGAGGTGCTCGAGCAGGCCGAGTCGTTCAAACACCGCATCTCCGACACCCGGCTCGAGCTGAATCTGGCGCTCGAGCGCGGCGACACCGTGCTGCTGGAGGGCTCGCAGGGCACGCTGCTCGATGTCGACCACGGCACCTACCCGTTCGTCACCTCGTCCAACCCGACCGCGGGCGGCGCGGCGGTGGGTTCGGGTATCGGGCCGAACAAGATCGACACGGTGCTCGGCATTCTCAAGTGCTACACCACCCGCGTCGGCTCGGGCCCGTTCCCGACCGAGCTGTTCGACAACTTCGGTGAGTTCCTGGCCAAGAACGGTGGCGAGGTCGGTGTCACCACCGGTCGGGCGCGTCGTTGTGGCTGGTTCGACGCGGTGATCAGCCGGTACGCCACGCGCGTCAACGGGGTCACCGACTACTTCCTCACCAAGCTGGATGTGTTGTCCGGGCTGGACACGGTCCCGATCTGCGTGGCGTACGAGGTCGACGGTCAGCGAGTCGAGCAGATGCCGACCACGCAGACCGGGTTCCACCACGCCAAGCCGATCTACGAGGAGCTGCCGGGTTGGTGGGAGGACATTTCCCACGCCCGCACGTTCGAGGAGCTGCCTGCCAACGCCCAGGCTTACGTGCTGCGGCTGGAAGAGCTGTCGGGTGCGCGGATCTCGTGCATCGGTGTGGGTCCGGGGCGTGACCAGACGATCGTTCGGCACGACGTGCTCGCTTGA